A window of Mucilaginibacter paludis DSM 18603 contains these coding sequences:
- a CDS encoding IS3 family transposase, whose protein sequence is MKKSHGLSQGKRSPRTHEWAKAIEELRPEHDVSILLDCKQMARSVFYYHRKRLNDDKYKHEKEEIASIYHLHKGRYGYRRVTAEMKNRGYSINHKTVQKLMGTLGLKCNIRKVSYRSYKGEVGKIAPNVLERDFEANLPNQKWATDVTQMNIKGEKIYLSPIIDMFNGEVISYSISKSPNMQMIDEMLYEAFDKVKDIRGLIFHSDQGWQYQHYGYRKALEKHGIIQSMSRKGNCLDNALAESFFGILKTELLYKQSFETAEEFITSLKEYIHYYNNERIKNRLNGKSPVEYRALVQKT, encoded by the coding sequence ATTAAAAAAAGTCACGGCCTTAGTCAAGGAAAAAGAAGCCCGCGAACGCATGAGTGGGCAAAAGCCATCGAAGAACTAAGGCCCGAACATGATGTTTCAATTCTATTGGATTGCAAACAGATGGCTCGTTCTGTATTTTATTATCATCGCAAGCGCCTAAATGATGATAAATACAAGCATGAAAAAGAAGAGATCGCAAGTATATACCACTTGCATAAAGGCAGATATGGTTATCGGCGGGTCACCGCCGAAATGAAGAACCGGGGTTATAGCATAAATCACAAGACTGTCCAAAAATTGATGGGAACATTAGGCCTAAAATGCAATATCAGGAAAGTAAGTTATCGCTCATACAAAGGTGAGGTTGGTAAAATTGCCCCTAATGTACTTGAAAGGGATTTTGAGGCAAATCTGCCTAATCAGAAATGGGCTACGGATGTCACTCAGATGAACATTAAAGGGGAGAAGATCTATTTATCTCCTATAATTGACATGTTCAACGGGGAAGTCATTTCTTATAGTATTTCAAAATCTCCAAATATGCAGATGATAGATGAAATGTTATATGAGGCTTTTGATAAAGTGAAAGATATAAGGGGACTTATTTTTCACTCTGACCAAGGGTGGCAATATCAACATTATGGATATAGAAAGGCTTTGGAAAAACATGGAATTATTCAAAGCATGTCCAGAAAGGGAAACTGCTTGGATAATGCCTTGGCCGAAAGCTTCTTTGGGATCTTAAAGACAGAATTACTGTACAAACAGAGCTTTGAAACTGCGGAAGAATTTATAACTTCGTTAAAAGAATACATTCATTACTATAACAATGAAAGAATAAAAAACAGGTTAAATGGAAAGAGCCCGGTGGAATACCGAGCTCTCGTACAAAAAACTTAA
- a CDS encoding thioredoxin family protein: protein MKKYLLICLFTAMCMGLKAQNKDTVKLYNPAADAQADIKAAVKQAAIAHKNVLLQIGGNWCVWCLRFNNLVTTDPDLNRYMTDNYVVVHVNYSSENKNAAVLASLGYPQRFGFPVFVVLDDKGNRLHTQNSAYLEQGEGHSKARVMEFFKGWSPAAIDPKTYIKKG, encoded by the coding sequence ATGAAAAAATACTTATTAATTTGTTTGTTTACCGCCATGTGCATGGGGCTTAAAGCTCAAAACAAAGACACTGTTAAATTATATAACCCTGCTGCTGATGCTCAGGCAGATATTAAAGCGGCGGTAAAACAAGCGGCTATAGCACATAAAAATGTATTGCTGCAAATTGGAGGCAACTGGTGTGTGTGGTGTTTACGATTTAATAACCTGGTAACTACCGACCCGGATTTGAATAGATACATGACGGACAATTACGTTGTAGTACACGTAAATTATAGCAGTGAGAATAAAAACGCGGCCGTTTTGGCAAGTTTAGGTTATCCGCAACGCTTTGGCTTTCCGGTTTTTGTAGTGTTGGACGATAAGGGCAACCGTTTACATACCCAAAACTCCGCCTACCTTGAGCAGGGCGAAGGGCATAGTAAGGCCAGGGTAATGGAGTTTTTTAAAGGATGGTCGCCGGCAGCCATTGACCCTAAAACTTATATCAAAAAAGGATAG
- a CDS encoding Lrp/AsnC family transcriptional regulator, translating into MMTITGLDATDIEILKLLQKDALLTNKEISFKLRKSIATIHERIRRLKEQGYINRVVALLDRTKIDKSLIAFSQVLLNGHTANTLYQFEQEVVKFPEVMECFQMTGTFDFLLRIATRDMDAYHHFYRNKLATLPNITSIQSFFVLSETKSDTAYPL; encoded by the coding sequence ATGATGACAATCACGGGTTTAGATGCTACCGATATCGAAATTTTAAAACTTTTACAGAAAGATGCTCTTCTAACCAATAAAGAAATCTCGTTTAAACTCCGCAAATCTATAGCAACGATACATGAAAGGATCAGGCGCTTAAAAGAACAAGGCTATATCAACCGGGTGGTAGCTTTGCTTGACAGGACTAAGATTGATAAATCGCTTATCGCCTTTAGTCAGGTGCTCTTAAACGGCCACACGGCAAATACTTTATATCAGTTTGAGCAGGAAGTAGTTAAATTTCCGGAAGTAATGGAATGTTTCCAGATGACGGGCACATTTGATTTTTTACTGCGTATTGCCACCCGTGATATGGATGCCTATCATCATTTTTACCGGAACAAATTAGCTACTTTACCCAACATCACGTCGATACAAAGCTTTTTTGTATTATCTGAAACGAAAAGCGACACCGCATACCCCTTATAA
- a CDS encoding PLP-dependent cysteine synthase family protein — protein MGLDLSLEKKFENLWHLVGNTPMLELQYEYKGKPGSIYVKCEHYNLTGSVKDRMALYIMYRAYLNGKVKPGDTIVEATSGNTGIAFAAIGKALGHTVKIIMPNWLSKERIDIIRSMGAEVILISKEQGGFLGSIELAEYMAREMENIFLPRQFENLYNAEAHERTTGKEIWQQLVSVNKMPDAIVAGVGTGGTIMGIGKYLKSMNPDIKIHPLEPAESPTLTTGYKVGSHRIQGISDEFIPAIVKLNELDQVIQANDGDAIIMAQKLARQLGLAVGISSGANVIGAIKLKEEMGDNATIVTLLCDDNKKYLSTDLMREETVKDGYLSSEITFTGYHPISRLNNHLHNNNN, from the coding sequence ATGGGTTTAGATTTAAGCCTGGAAAAAAAGTTCGAAAACCTGTGGCATCTGGTAGGTAATACGCCAATGCTTGAGTTGCAATATGAATATAAAGGCAAGCCGGGGAGCATTTACGTTAAATGTGAACATTATAATCTTACCGGTAGCGTTAAAGATAGGATGGCCCTGTATATTATGTACCGCGCCTACCTGAATGGCAAGGTTAAACCAGGAGATACGATTGTAGAGGCTACAAGCGGTAATACCGGAATTGCTTTTGCAGCCATAGGTAAAGCTTTAGGGCACACCGTAAAAATTATTATGCCCAACTGGTTAAGTAAGGAGAGGATTGACATTATACGCAGCATGGGTGCCGAGGTGATTTTGATCAGCAAGGAGCAAGGTGGCTTTTTAGGCAGTATTGAGCTGGCAGAGTATATGGCTCGCGAAATGGAAAATATTTTTTTACCAAGGCAATTTGAAAATTTGTATAATGCCGAGGCGCACGAAAGAACAACCGGCAAAGAAATTTGGCAACAATTGGTGAGCGTTAACAAAATGCCTGATGCTATTGTAGCGGGTGTAGGTACAGGCGGCACTATTATGGGGATAGGCAAATATTTAAAGAGCATGAATCCGGATATTAAAATCCATCCGTTGGAACCTGCCGAATCGCCTACCTTAACTACGGGGTATAAAGTGGGCAGTCACCGTATTCAGGGTATCTCGGACGAGTTTATTCCGGCTATTGTGAAGCTGAACGAATTGGACCAGGTAATACAAGCCAATGATGGCGACGCCATCATCATGGCGCAAAAGTTAGCCCGGCAGTTAGGTTTAGCGGTAGGTATATCTTCTGGAGCCAATGTAATAGGCGCTATTAAATTGAAAGAAGAGATGGGCGATAACGCAACTATTGTAACTTTGCTTTGCGATGACAATAAAAAATACTTAAGTACAGACTTGATGAGAGAAGAAACCGTTAAAGATGGATATTTGTCGTCGGAAATTACGTTTACAGGTTATCATCCCATTAGCAGATTAAACAACCATTTACATAACAACAATAATTAA
- a CDS encoding TlpA disulfide reductase family protein → MKKAILTALAAIPVTVFAQSNQFSITGKIGAESKPAMAYLNYRAAGKTILDSAVVTNGAFEFKGTATEPMRAQLVLDHQGVGIRKLGRDADVLSMFIEKGNIVLTSKDSVKKAVIAGSKLNTENIAYNKFISLPIQQMNEVNADYMAASNDKRKDPEFNKQLEARYNKAEEEKEALQYKYISQHPDSYLSLAALGEIAGPSMDVPKIEPIFKGLSAGIRSSTSGIEFAKLIEAARATSIGAMAPVFTQNDVNDKPVKLSDFRGKYVLLDFWASWCGPCRGENPNVVKAYQQYKVKNFTVLGVSLDRPGKKDDWLAAIKADGLDWTQVSDLQFWNNEVAKQYGIRSIPQNYLIDPTGKIIAKNLRGEALNQKLKEIFGS, encoded by the coding sequence ATGAAGAAAGCAATTTTAACGGCTTTAGCAGCTATCCCGGTAACGGTATTTGCCCAAAGCAACCAATTTAGCATCACGGGCAAAATTGGCGCAGAGAGTAAGCCAGCTATGGCTTATTTAAATTACAGGGCTGCAGGCAAAACCATACTTGATTCGGCTGTTGTGACTAACGGAGCTTTTGAATTTAAAGGTACAGCCACCGAGCCGATGCGTGCCCAACTGGTGTTGGATCATCAAGGTGTTGGAATACGCAAATTAGGCCGCGACGCTGATGTTTTAAGCATGTTTATTGAAAAAGGAAATATTGTTTTAACATCAAAAGATTCGGTAAAGAAGGCTGTTATTGCAGGATCGAAACTTAATACAGAAAATATAGCTTACAACAAGTTTATCAGCTTGCCCATACAGCAAATGAATGAGGTTAATGCTGATTATATGGCTGCTTCGAACGATAAGCGCAAAGACCCTGAGTTTAATAAACAACTGGAAGCCAGGTATAATAAAGCAGAGGAAGAAAAAGAAGCTTTGCAATACAAGTACATCAGCCAGCATCCGGACTCTTATTTAAGCTTGGCTGCCTTAGGTGAAATTGCCGGCCCAAGTATGGATGTGCCTAAAATTGAGCCGATTTTTAAAGGCTTATCCGCAGGTATCCGCAGTAGCACATCCGGAATCGAGTTTGCTAAATTGATAGAGGCAGCAAGAGCTACTTCCATCGGAGCCATGGCCCCGGTATTTACACAAAATGATGTGAACGACAAGCCTGTTAAGCTAAGCGATTTCCGCGGGAAATATGTGTTGCTTGATTTTTGGGCAAGCTGGTGCGGCCCTTGCCGCGGCGAAAACCCTAATGTAGTAAAAGCTTATCAGCAATATAAGGTTAAAAACTTTACCGTGTTGGGTGTGTCGTTAGATCGTCCGGGTAAAAAAGACGATTGGTTGGCAGCAATTAAGGCTGACGGCTTAGATTGGACTCAGGTATCTGACCTTCAGTTCTGGAATAACGAAGTTGCCAAACAATACGGCATCCGCTCTATTCCCCAAAACTACCTGATTGATCCAACCGGTAAAATTATAGCGAAAAACCTGCGCGGCGAAGCATTAAATCAAAAACTAAAAGAAATTTTCGGCTCTTAA
- a CDS encoding protein-disulfide reductase DsbD domain-containing protein has translation MKKIIIAAIVLLSATSLHAQILTPVKWSYAAKKLKNGEAVVFMKATIDEGWHLYSQTVKEGGPVKTTFTFPASKEYTVIGKTIEPTPITRNEKVFNMDVSFFQNSVIFQQKIKLKGSKATVKGKLEYMTCNDKQCLPPEDIDFSIPVN, from the coding sequence ATGAAAAAAATAATAATTGCGGCCATTGTGTTGCTGTCGGCCACAAGTTTACATGCTCAAATTCTTACTCCGGTAAAATGGAGCTATGCCGCTAAAAAACTTAAAAATGGCGAAGCGGTAGTATTTATGAAAGCTACTATTGATGAAGGCTGGCACTTATATTCGCAAACGGTAAAAGAAGGTGGGCCGGTTAAAACTACATTTACCTTCCCGGCATCAAAAGAGTATACCGTAATTGGTAAAACCATTGAGCCTACCCCCATTACACGTAACGAAAAGGTTTTTAATATGGATGTGAGCTTTTTTCAAAACTCGGTTATATTTCAACAAAAGATAAAACTGAAAGGTAGCAAAGCCACAGTTAAGGGCAAGTTAGAGTACATGACCTGTAATGATAAACAATGCCTGCCACCAGAAGATATTGACTTTAGCATACCTGTTAACTAA
- a CDS encoding protein-disulfide reductase DsbD family protein translates to MTFKLKFIPLLLLLAATLLFGTAVNAYSQDTVSTAGVEFAPAAPDTAKPEVKTADTAKQQVQKAVVKAESKAVVKKEEKRSLWAIFIAGLLGGFAAILMPCIFPMLPLTVSYFTKSGEKKGNGVSKALTYGLSIIVIYVVLGLLVTVVFGADALNSLSTNGIFNFFFFLLLVVFAASFLGAFEITLPSSWVNKMDQNSDKGGMAGLFFMAATLALVSFSCTGPIIGTLLVQAATTGALLGPAIGMFGFALALSVPFVLFAMFPSLLQSLPKSGGWLNSVKVVLGFLELALSLKFLSNVDLAYHWRWFDREIFLVLWIVIFAMMGLYLLGKLAFSHDSPLPYISVPRLFLSIVILAFTVYMVPGLWGAPLKSISAFLPPQSTQDFDLYTASLNSGGTSQSSTAQADQKPHKYSELFDKPARLNPYFDYDEGMAYATKVHKPVMIDFTGHACVNCRKMEANVWTNKDVYQRINEDYVLIQLYVDDKTDLAAAEQTTTPQGKHIQTIGNKWSYLEASRFQANSQPFYVLLDNSGNLLVPPGGADYDPISYLKFLDSGLQAYKALK, encoded by the coding sequence ATGACATTCAAGTTGAAATTTATACCCTTATTGTTGTTGTTAGCCGCAACATTGTTGTTCGGTACAGCGGTAAATGCCTATAGCCAGGATACAGTGTCAACTGCGGGAGTAGAATTTGCACCCGCCGCTCCTGATACTGCCAAGCCTGAGGTTAAAACTGCCGACACAGCTAAACAGCAGGTGCAGAAGGCAGTAGTGAAGGCCGAAAGTAAAGCCGTGGTTAAAAAAGAAGAAAAGCGTTCGCTTTGGGCTATTTTTATCGCGGGCTTATTGGGTGGCTTTGCAGCTATCCTGATGCCATGTATTTTCCCGATGCTACCGCTCACCGTGAGTTACTTTACTAAAAGCGGCGAGAAAAAAGGAAACGGGGTAAGTAAGGCGCTAACCTATGGCCTATCCATTATTGTAATTTACGTAGTGCTGGGCTTATTGGTAACCGTTGTTTTTGGTGCCGATGCGCTTAACAGTTTATCAACAAACGGTATTTTTAACTTTTTCTTTTTCCTGTTGCTGGTGGTATTCGCGGCATCTTTCCTCGGTGCTTTCGAAATTACACTGCCCAGTTCATGGGTTAATAAAATGGATCAAAATTCCGACAAAGGCGGAATGGCCGGGCTGTTTTTTATGGCGGCTACCCTGGCGTTGGTGTCGTTTAGCTGTACAGGGCCTATTATTGGTACACTGCTGGTACAGGCTGCAACCACAGGCGCCTTATTGGGGCCGGCAATCGGAATGTTCGGTTTTGCGCTGGCCTTATCGGTTCCGTTTGTGTTGTTTGCCATGTTCCCAAGTTTATTGCAGTCGTTACCCAAATCGGGGGGCTGGCTAAACAGTGTAAAGGTAGTTTTAGGATTTTTAGAGCTGGCTTTATCGCTAAAGTTTTTAAGCAACGTGGATCTGGCTTACCACTGGAGGTGGTTTGATCGTGAAATATTCCTGGTATTGTGGATCGTTATCTTCGCCATGATGGGTTTATACCTGTTGGGTAAATTAGCCTTCAGTCATGATAGCCCATTGCCTTATATATCTGTACCGCGGTTATTTTTATCTATTGTTATCCTGGCATTCACGGTTTATATGGTGCCCGGTTTATGGGGAGCGCCGCTAAAATCAATTTCGGCTTTTTTACCCCCTCAGTCAACGCAGGATTTCGATCTGTACACAGCATCTTTAAACAGTGGCGGTACAAGCCAGTCAAGCACAGCCCAGGCTGATCAAAAGCCCCACAAATATTCGGAGTTGTTTGACAAGCCCGCGCGGCTAAACCCTTATTTTGATTATGATGAGGGAATGGCCTACGCCACTAAGGTGCACAAGCCGGTAATGATTGATTTTACGGGCCACGCTTGCGTAAATTGCCGCAAAATGGAAGCCAACGTATGGACCAATAAGGATGTTTACCAAAGGATTAACGAAGACTATGTGCTGATTCAGCTTTATGTGGATGATAAAACCGACTTAGCCGCCGCCGAGCAAACTACCACGCCTCAGGGTAAACATATTCAAACCATAGGTAATAAGTGGAGCTATCTGGAAGCATCAAGGTTCCAGGCCAACTCGCAGCCGTTTTATGTTTTGCTTGATAACAGCGGTAATTTATTGGTTCCGCCCGGCGGAGCCGACTACGATCCTATAAGTTACTTGAAATTTTTAGATAGTGGTTTGCAGGCTTATAAAGCCCTTAAATAA
- a CDS encoding citrate synthase: MSEIIQLKIGDKTYDLPVIQGTEDEKAIDISKLRDLTGYVTLDVGYKNTGATKSAITFLDGEAGILKYRGYPIEQLAQKSTFLEVAYLLIYGALPTKDQIQNFQKQINNHTLVHEDLKKFFDGYPSNSHPMGQLTGLISSLSAFYPESLHSNQTPDEINETIIKLLAKMTTIVSWIYKKSLGHPVIYPQKRFDYVTNFLYMTFGQRTEEVTIDPVIVEAMNVLLILHADHEQNCSTSTVRIVGSSEANLYSSVTAGISALWGPLHGGANQAVIEMLETIKADGGDTDKWINKAKDKNDPFRLMGFGHRVYKNFDPRAKIIKKACDDILEKLGIDDEVLDIAKKIEEIALKDPYFIERKLYPNVDFYSGIIYRALGFPTEMFTVLFALGRLPGWIAQWKEMRENKEPIGRPRQIYIGETDRDYVDIENR, translated from the coding sequence ATGTCAGAAATAATACAACTAAAAATCGGCGATAAAACTTATGACCTACCGGTTATACAAGGTACCGAAGATGAAAAAGCGATTGATATTTCAAAACTGCGTGACCTAACCGGGTATGTAACTTTAGATGTTGGTTATAAAAACACCGGCGCCACCAAAAGTGCAATTACTTTTTTGGATGGCGAAGCAGGTATTTTAAAATACAGAGGCTATCCTATTGAACAACTGGCTCAAAAATCTACTTTTTTAGAAGTTGCCTATTTACTGATATACGGCGCCTTGCCCACTAAGGATCAAATCCAGAACTTTCAAAAGCAAATCAATAACCATACTTTGGTTCATGAGGATCTTAAAAAGTTTTTTGATGGCTATCCGTCAAACTCCCATCCTATGGGACAACTTACCGGCTTGATCAGCTCCCTATCTGCTTTTTATCCGGAGTCGTTACATTCGAACCAGACACCGGATGAGATTAATGAGACCATCATTAAGTTGTTGGCTAAAATGACTACCATCGTATCCTGGATCTATAAAAAATCGTTAGGCCATCCGGTAATATATCCTCAAAAAAGGTTCGACTATGTAACCAATTTTCTGTACATGACCTTTGGCCAGCGTACCGAGGAGGTTACTATTGACCCGGTTATTGTTGAGGCCATGAACGTATTGCTGATTTTACATGCCGACCATGAGCAAAATTGTTCTACATCAACGGTGCGCATTGTTGGCTCGTCTGAAGCTAACTTATATTCATCAGTAACTGCCGGTATTTCAGCCTTGTGGGGCCCGCTGCATGGCGGCGCTAACCAAGCCGTTATTGAGATGCTCGAAACCATTAAGGCCGATGGCGGTGATACCGACAAATGGATTAACAAAGCTAAAGATAAAAATGATCCTTTCCGCCTGATGGGTTTTGGGCACCGGGTTTATAAAAACTTTGACCCTCGCGCCAAGATCATTAAAAAAGCCTGCGATGATATTTTAGAAAAGTTAGGCATTGATGATGAGGTACTTGATATTGCTAAAAAAATAGAAGAGATAGCACTGAAAGACCCCTATTTTATTGAGCGTAAATTATATCCTAATGTTGACTTTTATTCGGGTATTATATACCGCGCTTTAGGTTTCCCTACCGAGATGTTTACCGTGCTGTTTGCATTGGGCCGTTTACCGGGATGGATTGCTCAATGGAAAGAAATGCGGGAGAATAAAGAGCCCATTGGCAGGCCGCGCCAAATATACATAGGCGAAACAGACCGCGACTATGTGGATATTGAAAACAGATAG
- a CDS encoding PAS domain S-box protein, with protein MKTLMIEKTDALVKANDLLEKNVFSKQSLIAGNSNLVIEFNKNKICTNVWCQYDDALAADAEQLVGKTLADLQIPGLSNMAKTATKTLKPLRFEFQGLFGNDFWYNATIAPVFTDDLQFTGNFTLTLTDITELKTTTSKLKENELVLYNEQIVAKIGSWWTHVSGRDISWSNNLFSILEVTDIPPDRSKLNYYISLVHPEDREKAQLYFANLGDNPLNEFEHRLITPKGNLKYFKVVSGYPVKDGQGKVVKMAGIVQDITDSILAHKTIRKNEAELMQVQAIAKIGGWRWDIILNNLAWSDEMYRIYELDKEQVKHEDHFKLLLSFVHPDDRPNVAGIFKDHLKIVRSFVEYRIITPEGKLKYLSLIVGKTLAKDGAIKSILGTLQDQTDRKKIEFDFERAENKYKNVLETVNLAAVTLDKQGDIVFCNKHLADIIGYDKVDLIGMNWADNFVPAKLQDQFRQWLDSDSFYAQHTSPIICRNGKQRIISWKNTVTHDEFGKIVETTSIGEDITDIKKAREALIIAKENAEKSSRFKSEFLSIMSHEIRTPMNAVIGTTNLLLQDNPAPRQLEYLNTLRFSSNNLLELINDILDYNKIEAGKLELYKTPFNINKLAQNILQSFKNKAEANSSYLELKLDDRIPANLIGDQLRLGQVLNNLLSNAVKFTRDGTVFLKLELEQLRYDKVTIKFIIEDTGIGISPENIDKIFDPFTQEYNSTQSDYGGTGLGLAITKRLIELHNSTIKLVSNIGEGTQFSFSIVFDKAEVDEAEAVPQKEKESSIKGMKILLVDDNKMNLLIASKFLKNWQANVTQATDGQMAVEKAMLTNYDLIIMDLQMPLMDGFEAAGIIKQTQPDIPIIALSADAMPETRIKATQYGMDDYLTKPFVPEILFEKILKHYTPLALQ; from the coding sequence ATGAAAACCTTGATGATCGAAAAAACAGACGCTTTGGTTAAAGCTAACGATCTGTTGGAGAAAAATGTTTTTTCAAAACAAAGTTTAATCGCCGGAAATTCAAATCTGGTTATCGAGTTTAATAAAAACAAAATATGCACCAATGTATGGTGCCAGTATGATGATGCTCTTGCCGCTGATGCGGAACAATTGGTTGGCAAAACCCTGGCCGATCTGCAAATACCCGGTTTGAGTAATATGGCTAAAACAGCCACTAAAACACTTAAACCCCTTAGGTTTGAATTTCAGGGTTTGTTTGGTAACGACTTTTGGTACAACGCTACTATTGCGCCGGTTTTCACCGACGATTTGCAGTTTACAGGCAACTTTACGCTTACTTTAACTGATATTACCGAGCTGAAAACAACAACCAGTAAGTTGAAAGAGAACGAACTGGTGCTTTATAATGAGCAGATTGTGGCCAAAATAGGAAGCTGGTGGACACATGTATCAGGCAGGGACATTTCATGGTCTAATAATTTATTTTCCATCCTGGAAGTAACTGATATCCCTCCAGACCGCAGCAAACTGAATTATTATATCAGTTTGGTTCATCCGGAAGACCGTGAAAAGGCTCAGCTGTATTTTGCTAATCTGGGCGATAACCCCTTAAACGAGTTTGAGCACAGGCTGATTACTCCTAAAGGCAATTTGAAATATTTTAAAGTAGTAAGCGGCTATCCGGTTAAGGATGGGCAGGGCAAGGTGGTTAAAATGGCAGGGATTGTTCAGGATATTACCGATAGCATCCTTGCGCATAAAACCATCCGAAAAAATGAGGCTGAGTTGATGCAGGTACAGGCTATCGCAAAAATTGGTGGCTGGAGGTGGGATATCATCCTCAATAACCTCGCTTGGTCTGACGAGATGTACCGTATTTACGAACTGGACAAAGAGCAGGTGAAACATGAAGATCATTTTAAACTGCTATTATCTTTTGTACATCCTGATGACAGGCCAAACGTTGCCGGCATTTTTAAGGATCATTTAAAAATTGTCCGCTCGTTTGTTGAATACCGTATTATAACGCCCGAAGGCAAACTGAAATATTTAAGTTTAATTGTGGGTAAAACACTGGCTAAGGACGGTGCTATCAAAAGTATTTTAGGTACTCTGCAGGACCAGACCGACAGAAAGAAAATAGAATTTGACTTTGAGCGCGCAGAGAACAAATATAAGAATGTACTGGAAACCGTTAACCTGGCTGCAGTTACGCTGGATAAACAAGGCGACATCGTTTTTTGTAACAAACATCTGGCCGATATTATAGGCTATGATAAGGTTGACTTGATAGGTATGAACTGGGCAGATAACTTTGTACCGGCCAAATTGCAGGACCAATTTAGGCAATGGCTGGACAGCGATAGTTTTTATGCGCAGCATACCAGCCCAATTATATGCCGGAACGGCAAGCAACGCATCATCAGCTGGAAAAATACTGTTACCCATGATGAGTTTGGGAAGATTGTTGAAACAACCAGCATAGGCGAAGACATTACGGATATTAAGAAAGCGCGCGAGGCTCTGATTATAGCCAAAGAGAATGCCGAAAAATCGTCCAGGTTCAAATCAGAATTCCTTTCTATCATGAGCCACGAAATTCGTACGCCGATGAATGCGGTAATCGGCACTACCAATTTATTGCTACAGGATAATCCGGCGCCAAGGCAGCTGGAGTATCTCAATACCCTGCGTTTTTCGAGTAACAACCTGCTCGAACTGATTAACGATATTTTAGATTATAATAAGATTGAGGCCGGAAAGCTGGAACTCTATAAAACGCCGTTCAATATTAATAAGCTGGCGCAAAATATATTACAATCGTTTAAAAACAAGGCCGAAGCTAACTCATCATACCTGGAACTGAAACTGGATGACCGGATTCCGGCCAACCTGATTGGCGACCAGTTGCGCCTCGGCCAGGTACTTAACAATTTGCTGAGCAACGCTGTTAAATTTACCCGCGACGGAACCGTGTTTTTGAAGCTGGAATTGGAACAGCTCAGGTATGATAAAGTAACCATTAAGTTTATTATAGAAGATACCGGGATTGGTATTTCGCCCGAGAATATTGATAAAATATTTGACCCCTTTACACAGGAATACAATTCAACCCAAAGCGATTATGGTGGTACGGGTTTAGGTTTAGCTATTACAAAGCGTCTTATCGAACTGCACAACAGTACCATTAAATTGGTGAGCAACATAGGCGAAGGCACACAGTTTAGTTTTTCGATTGTATTTGATAAAGCGGAAGTTGATGAAGCTGAAGCGGTTCCCCAAAAAGAAAAGGAGAGCAGTATTAAGGGGATGAAAATTTTGTTGGTGGATGATAATAAAATGAACCTTTTGATAGCCAGTAAATTTCTTAAAAACTGGCAGGCCAATGTTACCCAGGCTACCGACGGACAGATGGCTGTTGAAAAAGCCATGCTTACTAATTACGACCTGATTATTATGGATTTGCAAATGCCTTTGATGGATGGTTTTGAGGCAGCCGGGATTATAAAACAAACCCAACCGGATATCCCTATTATCGCCTTGAGCGCCGATGCGATGCCCGAAACCAGAATTAAAGCTACGCAATATGGTATGGACGATTATTTAACCAAGCCCTTTGTGCCCGAAATATTATTCGAGAAGATTTTAAAGCATTATACACCCCTTGCTTTACAATAG